A stretch of the Neptunomonas phycophila genome encodes the following:
- a CDS encoding ABC transporter substrate-binding protein has protein sequence MKRTLSFLSSAVLALSVMGAQAASLKMAYDADPVSLDPYEQLSGGTIQLSHMTYDPLVRWTQDLEFEPRLAEKWERIDENTMRFHLRKGVKFHSGNDFTAKDVVFTFKRLQESPDFKGIFSPFKEAVMIDDYTVDMVTKAPFPLMLNNMTYIFPMDSEFFSGTDENGNPKDAMVKHGDSFASRHISGTGPFTVDYREQGVRVEFKRNPNYWDTTSPGNVDNITLTPIKEGPTRVAALLSGDVDFIAPVPPSDHERIKKNENVELVTMSGTRIITLQLNGERVEAFKNPKVRMAINYAINQQGIVDKIMKGFATPAAQFSPAGYLGHNESLTPRYDLEKAKQLMKEAGYEDGFSITMMAPNNRYVNDEKIAQAAASMLARINIKVDLKTIPKAQYWPEFDKRSADIMMIGWHSDTEDTNNFFEFLSACPNTETGMGQYNSGNYCNPAVDKMMVEANSETDTEKRAALMQSMEKAVYDDAGFVPLHWQNLSWGARKGVEAEAVVNVLNFPYLGDLVVEE, from the coding sequence ATGAAAAGAACACTATCGTTTTTAAGCAGTGCTGTTTTAGCGCTGAGTGTAATGGGCGCGCAAGCGGCTTCATTAAAAATGGCGTACGATGCTGATCCAGTTTCTTTGGATCCTTATGAGCAGTTGTCAGGTGGTACTATCCAGCTGTCACATATGACGTACGACCCTCTGGTGCGATGGACACAAGATCTGGAATTTGAACCCCGCTTGGCTGAGAAGTGGGAGCGGATTGATGAAAACACCATGCGCTTCCACCTTCGAAAAGGTGTGAAATTCCATTCAGGTAATGACTTCACTGCTAAAGATGTCGTGTTTACCTTTAAACGTTTACAAGAATCACCTGACTTTAAAGGGATTTTTTCGCCGTTCAAAGAAGCGGTGATGATTGATGATTACACGGTGGATATGGTTACCAAGGCACCGTTTCCACTCATGCTCAATAATATGACATACATTTTCCCAATGGATAGTGAGTTCTTTTCCGGCACGGATGAAAATGGTAACCCTAAAGATGCCATGGTAAAGCACGGAGATAGCTTTGCTTCTCGTCATATTTCTGGAACCGGCCCGTTTACTGTTGATTATCGAGAGCAGGGTGTGCGCGTCGAGTTTAAGCGTAATCCTAACTACTGGGATACTACTTCGCCGGGCAATGTGGATAACATTACATTAACACCCATCAAAGAAGGGCCTACACGCGTAGCCGCGTTGCTATCGGGTGACGTTGATTTTATTGCACCTGTTCCGCCGAGTGATCATGAGCGCATTAAAAAGAACGAAAATGTCGAGCTGGTTACGATGAGTGGCACGCGGATCATTACCTTGCAATTGAACGGTGAACGCGTCGAAGCTTTCAAAAACCCTAAAGTACGCATGGCCATTAACTATGCCATTAACCAACAAGGCATTGTTGATAAAATAATGAAAGGGTTTGCGACCCCAGCCGCTCAGTTTTCACCTGCCGGTTACCTGGGACACAACGAGTCCTTAACGCCGCGTTACGATCTTGAAAAAGCTAAACAGCTAATGAAAGAAGCTGGTTATGAGGATGGTTTTAGCATCACCATGATGGCACCTAACAACCGTTATGTGAACGATGAAAAAATTGCGCAAGCGGCGGCATCCATGCTGGCTCGGATCAATATTAAAGTGGATCTGAAAACTATTCCTAAAGCTCAATACTGGCCAGAATTTGATAAGCGTTCGGCGGATATCATGATGATTGGTTGGCACTCAGACACAGAAGATACCAATAACTTTTTTGAGTTCTTGTCGGCATGTCCTAATACAGAAACCGGTATGGGGCAATACAACAGTGGCAACTACTGCAACCCTGCTGTTGATAAAATGATGGTAGAAGCTAATAGCGAGACTGATACCGAAAAACGTGCCGCACTTATGCAATCGATGGAAAAAGCAGTATACGATGACGCTGGATTTGTCCCTTTGCACTGGCAAAATTTAAGCTGGGGAGCACGTAAGGGCGTAGAGGCCGAAGCGGTTGTCAACGTGCTTAACTTCCCGTACTTGGGTGACCTAGTCGTCGAGGAGTAA
- a CDS encoding VOC family protein, with protein sequence MSIQPFHLAIPVFDVPLARAFYREVFGLEEGRSCETWVDFNFYGHQLVIHHHPKTLSQEEAVTNPVDGHDVPVPHFGVVLKWDQWEALAERLKSLDTPFVIEPYIRFKGQVGEQATMFLLDPCGNALEFKAFKDMSQLFAK encoded by the coding sequence ATGAGCATACAGCCTTTTCATCTAGCGATTCCTGTATTTGATGTGCCCTTAGCGCGTGCTTTTTATCGAGAGGTTTTTGGCTTAGAAGAAGGTCGATCATGTGAAACGTGGGTTGATTTTAACTTCTATGGTCATCAACTCGTTATCCATCACCACCCAAAAACCCTTTCGCAAGAAGAGGCGGTAACTAACCCAGTTGATGGTCATGATGTACCCGTGCCTCATTTTGGTGTGGTATTAAAGTGGGATCAGTGGGAGGCACTCGCCGAACGGTTAAAATCGCTGGATACACCGTTTGTAATTGAACCTTATATTCGATTCAAAGGACAAGTCGGCGAGCAAGCGACGATGTTTTTATTGGATCCATGTGGCAATGCACTTGAGTTTAAAGCGTTTAAAGATATGAGCCAATTATTTGCAAAGTAA
- a CDS encoding TRAP transporter substrate-binding protein: MKFMKVFFVMLLSMAMAANTYADVYKLRLGHFWPAGSSVDQVINDWAETIKTASSGELVIDIYPAQTLAKAARSYSAAASGIVDITITAQGYMAGRFPVTQIIELPGIVETAENASCVLQKLYDEKLISSEYQDTHPLFFFAHGPGHIHTNGKNILSPEDLNGLRIRRATTVVAQALAKLGAQPVGMPAPETYTAAQRKVIDGVAFPWQAMKDFRLNEQLDTHTELALYTLSFITTMNTESYARLPNHLQTVIDENSGMEWARIMGQKLDNLDAAGRAEALEKGHTINTISGLAENPEWKPVLDQVVRGYLETVNTQHLEAGRVYEKALEFKESCAA, translated from the coding sequence ATGAAATTTATGAAAGTTTTTTTTGTCATGCTGCTAAGCATGGCAATGGCAGCGAATACCTATGCTGATGTTTATAAATTACGTCTTGGCCACTTTTGGCCTGCAGGTTCAAGTGTCGATCAAGTTATTAATGACTGGGCTGAAACTATTAAGACAGCGTCTAGTGGTGAATTAGTCATTGATATATACCCCGCTCAAACACTAGCCAAAGCGGCGCGCAGTTATTCGGCAGCAGCAAGCGGAATTGTAGATATAACCATCACGGCGCAAGGCTATATGGCTGGGCGCTTTCCTGTAACTCAAATCATTGAGCTGCCAGGGATCGTGGAAACGGCCGAAAATGCCAGCTGTGTTTTGCAAAAGCTTTATGATGAAAAGCTAATTAGTAGTGAATATCAGGATACGCACCCACTTTTCTTTTTTGCACATGGACCTGGGCATATACATACAAACGGGAAAAATATTTTATCACCTGAAGATCTTAATGGTTTGCGCATCAGGCGTGCGACAACAGTGGTAGCGCAAGCCCTCGCTAAACTAGGCGCGCAGCCGGTTGGCATGCCAGCTCCTGAAACTTATACAGCCGCTCAACGCAAAGTCATAGATGGTGTAGCATTTCCGTGGCAGGCTATGAAGGATTTTCGCTTGAATGAACAGCTGGATACGCATACTGAGCTTGCGCTTTATACACTTTCATTTATTACCACAATGAATACCGAGTCTTATGCTCGATTGCCGAATCATCTTCAAACAGTCATTGATGAAAATAGTGGTATGGAGTGGGCCCGAATTATGGGACAAAAGCTGGATAACCTTGATGCCGCTGGCCGCGCTGAAGCCTTAGAAAAAGGACACACCATTAATACAATCAGTGGACTGGCTGAAAATCCAGAATGGAAGCCTGTATTAGACCAAGTAGTCAGGGGGTATTTAGAGACGGTGAATACCCAACATCTAGAAGCTGGTAGGGTGTATGAGAAAGCGCTTGAGTTTAAAGAGAGCTGTGCTGCGTAG
- a CDS encoding aromatic ring-hydroxylating dioxygenase subunit alpha, with product MTVRYFKNDGIRDSRENSVSAYPLDMWYVVALSKELSSVPIARMVLDKPIVIYRTPDGQVNVLEDRCCHRDLPLSSGTIEEQGIRCGYHGLLYDGSGKCIEVPGQKKVPSKARVSSYHVKEQDALVWVWFGAEENSEPLSQPPRYEVHNDETYVYDGDVYHYDAPYQLIHDNLLDLSHLGYVHLHTIGGDAKIHMNAEMNVTSEGNTVSVKRYMRNSNPPPTYLAAYPFKDKVDRWQEIEFCPSHLKIWTGAVDVNTDAVDDPNRGGFHMRGLHCITPESSTSSHYFWTMATNPIDNVEDIKAKVIEQTALTFDEDKVVIEAQYANMKRFEGKPMIDIHVDVAANKARRIIESMKSS from the coding sequence ATGACAGTACGATATTTTAAGAATGATGGAATTCGAGACAGCCGTGAAAATAGCGTTTCTGCGTACCCTTTAGATATGTGGTATGTGGTTGCTTTAAGTAAAGAGTTGTCCTCAGTCCCTATTGCTCGAATGGTGCTTGATAAGCCTATTGTGATTTATAGGACTCCAGATGGGCAGGTTAATGTGCTTGAAGATCGTTGTTGCCATCGGGATTTACCCTTGTCCTCTGGAACCATTGAAGAACAAGGAATACGCTGTGGGTATCACGGTTTGTTGTACGACGGTTCCGGAAAATGTATTGAAGTTCCCGGGCAAAAAAAAGTGCCTTCTAAAGCGAGGGTCTCGTCTTATCATGTTAAAGAACAAGATGCTCTGGTGTGGGTTTGGTTTGGGGCTGAAGAAAACTCAGAGCCTTTAAGCCAGCCGCCAAGGTATGAGGTTCATAACGACGAAACGTATGTGTATGACGGAGATGTCTATCACTATGATGCGCCTTACCAATTGATTCACGATAACCTCTTAGATTTGAGTCACCTAGGGTATGTGCATCTTCATACCATAGGTGGGGATGCCAAAATACACATGAATGCTGAAATGAATGTAACCAGTGAAGGGAACACTGTCAGTGTTAAACGGTATATGCGTAATTCGAATCCACCGCCAACATATTTAGCGGCTTACCCATTTAAAGATAAGGTTGATCGTTGGCAAGAAATTGAATTTTGCCCTTCTCATCTAAAAATTTGGACTGGGGCTGTAGATGTTAATACCGATGCGGTTGATGATCCTAACCGTGGCGGTTTTCATATGCGAGGGCTTCACTGCATCACCCCAGAATCATCCACTAGTTCTCATTACTTTTGGACGATGGCGACTAATCCTATTGATAATGTTGAAGACATAAAGGCAAAAGTTATTGAGCAAACCGCTTTAACTTTTGATGAGGATAAAGTTGTTATAGAAGCGCAATATGCAAACATGAAGCGTTTCGAAGGGAAGCCAATGATTGATATTCATGTTGATGTAGCTGCTAACAAAGCTAGAAGGATTATAGAGAGTATGAAATCCTCGTAA
- a CDS encoding MarR family winged helix-turn-helix transcriptional regulator yields the protein MPNHPDDDKTTQLDLKVYVPALVTFLANKLSSGASNCYRKHFNIGVVEWRILALLRVERSITANRICQVIGLDKAAVSRALKSLHKRELVLFAKDEQDGRSTIISLTAHGEERHDQVLTVALKREDLLLGDLTPDEKSSLIHLLQKLNARVEVVNAYVPEDSN from the coding sequence ATGCCAAATCACCCTGATGATGATAAGACCACCCAATTAGATCTGAAGGTCTATGTACCCGCATTAGTAACATTTCTTGCCAATAAACTATCTAGCGGAGCTTCAAACTGTTACCGAAAGCATTTTAATATTGGTGTTGTCGAATGGAGAATATTGGCACTGCTAAGAGTTGAAAGAAGCATAACCGCAAATAGAATTTGCCAAGTGATAGGGCTTGATAAAGCCGCCGTAAGCCGTGCTCTGAAAAGTTTACATAAGAGAGAGCTGGTTTTGTTTGCCAAAGATGAACAAGACGGAAGATCAACAATCATCAGCTTAACAGCACATGGCGAAGAGCGTCATGACCAGGTACTTACGGTAGCTCTCAAACGTGAAGACCTGTTATTGGGTGACTTAACACCCGACGAAAAGTCCTCTTTGATCCATCTGCTTCAAAAGCTCAATGCGCGAGTTGAGGTAGTTAATGCTTATGTTCCTGAAGACAGTAACTGA
- the groL gene encoding chaperonin GroEL (60 kDa chaperone family; promotes refolding of misfolded polypeptides especially under stressful conditions; forms two stacked rings of heptamers to form a barrel-shaped 14mer; ends can be capped by GroES; misfolded proteins enter the barrel where they are refolded when GroES binds), with product MAAKDVLFGDDARQRMQAGVNILANAVKTTLGPKGRNVVLDKSFGAPTVTKDGVSVAKEIELEDKFENMGAQMVKEVASQANDAAGDGTTTATVLAQAIVNEGLKSVAAGMNPMDLKRGIDKAAAAVVEQIRAMAVPCADSKSVAQVGTISANSDSVVGELIAEAMERVGKEGVITVEEGSGLENELTVVEGMQFDRGYLSPYFINNQDNMSVELDQPYILLVDKKISSIRELLPTLEQVAKSSRPLLIIAEDVEGEALATLVVNNMRGIVKVAAVKAPGFGDRRKAMLEDIAILSGGTVISEEVGLNLETTTLEHLGQAKRVTITKDVSIIVDGAGDAATIEGRVNQIRAQIEETSSDYDREKLQERVAKLAGGVAVIKVGAASEVEMKEKKARVEDALHATRAAVEEGVVPGGGVALIRALQRVEGLEGDNHDQTIGIQLALRAMEAPIRQIVSNAGGEGSVVVSKIREGEGSFGYNAGNDTYGDMLEMGILDPAKVTRSALQAAASVAGLMITTEAMVADKPQEGGPAMPDMGGMGGMGGMGGMM from the coding sequence ATGGCTGCTAAAGACGTATTATTTGGTGATGACGCGCGTCAGCGCATGCAAGCGGGTGTAAACATCCTAGCGAATGCAGTGAAAACAACATTAGGCCCTAAAGGTCGTAACGTCGTACTGGATAAATCATTCGGCGCACCTACCGTAACTAAAGACGGTGTATCTGTTGCTAAAGAGATCGAACTTGAAGATAAGTTCGAGAACATGGGCGCACAGATGGTTAAAGAAGTTGCATCACAAGCTAACGATGCGGCTGGTGACGGTACAACCACGGCGACTGTTTTAGCTCAGGCAATTGTCAACGAAGGCCTTAAGTCAGTAGCTGCAGGTATGAACCCAATGGACCTGAAGCGCGGTATCGACAAAGCAGCCGCTGCTGTTGTTGAACAAATTCGCGCGATGGCCGTTCCTTGTGCTGACTCTAAGTCTGTTGCGCAAGTAGGTACTATCTCTGCAAACTCTGACTCAGTCGTGGGTGAGCTGATTGCTGAAGCAATGGAACGTGTGGGTAAAGAGGGTGTAATTACCGTTGAAGAAGGCTCCGGTCTTGAAAACGAACTAACCGTGGTTGAAGGTATGCAGTTCGACCGTGGTTACTTGTCTCCTTACTTCATCAATAACCAAGACAACATGTCTGTAGAGCTGGACCAGCCTTACATCTTATTGGTTGATAAGAAAATCTCTAGCATCCGTGAGTTGCTTCCTACGTTAGAGCAAGTAGCTAAATCTTCGCGTCCATTATTGATCATTGCTGAAGATGTTGAAGGCGAAGCGCTGGCAACATTGGTAGTTAACAACATGCGCGGCATCGTTAAAGTTGCTGCTGTTAAAGCTCCAGGCTTTGGCGATCGTCGTAAGGCTATGTTGGAAGATATCGCTATCTTGTCTGGCGGTACGGTGATTTCTGAAGAAGTTGGTCTAAACCTAGAAACAACGACACTGGAACATCTTGGCCAAGCAAAACGCGTTACGATCACTAAAGATGTTTCGATCATTGTTGATGGTGCTGGTGATGCCGCGACTATCGAAGGTCGTGTTAACCAAATCCGTGCTCAAATCGAAGAGACTTCTTCTGACTATGACCGCGAAAAACTTCAAGAGCGTGTTGCTAAACTGGCAGGCGGTGTTGCTGTCATCAAAGTGGGTGCCGCTTCAGAAGTAGAAATGAAAGAGAAAAAAGCACGTGTTGAAGATGCGTTGCATGCAACTCGCGCAGCGGTTGAAGAAGGCGTAGTTCCTGGTGGTGGTGTTGCTTTGATCCGTGCGCTTCAACGCGTAGAAGGTTTGGAAGGTGATAACCATGATCAAACGATCGGTATCCAATTAGCACTACGCGCTATGGAAGCACCTATCCGTCAAATCGTATCTAACGCTGGTGGTGAAGGTTCGGTTGTTGTATCTAAGATTCGCGAAGGCGAAGGCTCTTTTGGCTACAACGCTGGTAACGACACATATGGTGATATGTTAGAAATGGGTATCCTTGACCCAGCTAAAGTAACTCGTTCTGCATTACAAGCAGCAGCGTCTGTTGCTGGCTTAATGATCACAACCGAAGCTATGGTTGCTGATAAGCCACAAGAAGGCGGCCCTGCAATGCCAGATATGGGCGGCATGGGTGGAATGGGTGGTATGGGCGGCATGATGTAA
- a CDS encoding co-chaperone GroES: protein MKIRPLHDRVVVRRSEQEKTTAGGILLPGSAAEKPNEGEIVAVGQGRVLNNGEVHPLAVKVGDKVLFGQYAGSNVVKVDGEELLIMNESEIFAVLEG, encoded by the coding sequence ATGAAAATTCGTCCACTTCACGATCGTGTAGTCGTTCGCCGCAGTGAACAAGAAAAAACAACTGCAGGGGGCATCTTGCTGCCAGGTTCGGCTGCTGAAAAACCTAATGAAGGTGAAATTGTTGCTGTTGGCCAAGGTCGTGTTCTTAACAACGGTGAAGTCCACCCGTTGGCTGTAAAAGTTGGAGATAAAGTTCTGTTCGGTCAGTACGCAGGTTCAAACGTCGTTAAAGTTGACGGCGAAGAGCTACTGATCATGAACGAAAGTGAGATTTTCGCGGTACTAGAAGGCTAA
- a CDS encoding FxsA family protein encodes MPILFVLFILIPIVEITVLIKVGEAIGAWYTIGLVLLSAFIGVNMLRIQGLSTLARAQQRMSQGDMPGQEMIEGIVLAVGGAMLITPGFVTDFFGFCCLIPFTRKWIITHALSRFTVVTTHQTGDSFHEAPSDPFPPESSPFKSSKKDIPRQGDIIDGEYRRED; translated from the coding sequence ATGCCTATTCTTTTTGTTCTTTTTATTCTCATTCCCATAGTTGAAATTACCGTCCTTATAAAAGTAGGTGAGGCCATTGGCGCGTGGTACACCATAGGCCTAGTTCTATTGTCGGCTTTCATCGGGGTTAATATGTTACGCATTCAAGGTCTATCTACTCTGGCTAGAGCCCAGCAGCGGATGAGTCAAGGAGACATGCCCGGTCAAGAAATGATTGAGGGCATTGTATTGGCTGTTGGTGGCGCTATGTTAATTACACCTGGGTTCGTGACTGACTTTTTTGGGTTTTGCTGCCTTATCCCGTTTACGCGTAAGTGGATAATTACACATGCGTTGTCCCGTTTTACCGTTGTAACTACGCACCAGACTGGGGACAGCTTTCATGAAGCACCGAGTGATCCTTTTCCTCCTGAGTCATCGCCCTTCAAATCGTCTAAAAAAGATATCCCACGCCAAGGGGACATAATTGATGGTGAGTATCGTCGAGAGGACTAA